Proteins from one Pseudomonas bijieensis genomic window:
- the pssA gene encoding CDP-diacylglycerol--serine O-phosphatidyltransferase encodes MPSLFKRSLLPKLRSFALTADAVTILDGAAQFRRCLLEKIAQATQRIYIVALYLQEDEAGQEVLDALHAAKAARPELDVVVVVDWLRAQRGLIGAKKQPGNSAWYQEQTRTHASEVPIYGVPVQTRELFGVLHLKGFVIDDCVLYSGASLNNVYLHKFDKYRYDRYHLLQNTALADSMHHLVQHGLITSRAVHRLDLPNLPSTRSLRKDIGDLRSRLKYATYDTSVGSLDKSGLSVSPLLGVGKNNPLSRVIGELIASSRQQLTICTPYFNLPLAVTRELNRALARGVRIDIIVGDKTANDFYIPPSEPFKIIAALPYLYEISLRRFAKRHQRAIDSGQLNLHLWRDGDNTYHLKGMWIDERYTLLTGNNLNPRAFRLDLENALLLDDPKGELLAPRQAELERIYRHTQRIGRYLDLETLPDYPEAVARFLKRVSRVRIERLLYRIL; translated from the coding sequence TTTCAAACGCTCCCTGCTGCCCAAGCTGCGCAGCTTTGCACTGACCGCCGACGCGGTGACCATCCTCGATGGCGCCGCCCAATTCCGCCGTTGCCTGCTGGAGAAAATCGCCCAGGCCACCCAACGCATCTACATCGTCGCCTTGTACCTGCAAGAGGACGAGGCCGGCCAGGAAGTCCTCGATGCCCTGCATGCCGCCAAAGCGGCGCGTCCGGAACTGGACGTGGTCGTGGTGGTGGACTGGCTGCGGGCCCAGCGTGGACTGATCGGTGCCAAGAAGCAGCCGGGCAACTCGGCGTGGTACCAGGAGCAGACCCGTACCCATGCCAGCGAAGTGCCGATCTACGGCGTGCCGGTGCAAACCCGCGAGCTGTTCGGCGTGCTGCACTTGAAAGGCTTCGTGATTGACGACTGTGTGCTCTACAGCGGCGCCAGCCTGAATAACGTCTACCTGCACAAGTTCGACAAATACCGCTATGACCGCTATCACCTGCTGCAGAACACGGCACTGGCCGATTCGATGCACCACCTGGTGCAGCACGGCCTGATCACCTCCAGGGCCGTGCATCGCCTGGACCTGCCGAACCTGCCCAGCACCCGCAGTTTGCGCAAGGACATCGGCGACCTGCGCAGTCGCCTCAAGTACGCGACGTATGACACCAGCGTTGGCAGTCTCGACAAGAGCGGCCTGTCGGTAAGCCCGTTGTTGGGGGTAGGCAAGAACAATCCACTGAGCCGGGTGATCGGTGAACTGATCGCCAGCAGCCGCCAGCAACTGACCATCTGCACCCCGTATTTCAACCTGCCCCTGGCGGTGACCCGGGAGCTCAACCGCGCCCTGGCCCGCGGGGTCAGGATCGACATCATCGTCGGCGACAAGACTGCCAACGACTTCTACATTCCGCCAAGCGAGCCGTTCAAGATCATCGCGGCGTTGCCCTACCTCTACGAAATCAGCCTGCGGCGCTTCGCCAAGCGGCATCAGCGTGCGATCGACAGCGGCCAGTTGAACCTGCACCTATGGCGTGACGGGGATAACACCTATCACCTCAAGGGCATGTGGATCGACGAGCGCTACACCTTGCTGACTGGCAATAACCTCAACCCACGGGCGTTTCGCCTGGACCTGGAAAACGCGCTGTTGCTGGACGACCCCAAGGGCGAGTTGCTTGCGCCGCGCCAGGCCGAGCTGGAGCGGATCTACCGCCACACCCAGCGGATCGGACGTTACCTGGACCTGGAAACCTTGCCGGATTACCCCGAGGCTGTGGCCAGGTTCTTGAAACGGGTCAGCCGGGTGCGGATAGAACGGCTGCTTTACCGGATCCTGTGA
- a CDS encoding AraC family transcriptional regulator has protein sequence MSKKDTISIQLVREALLQSCAPGAATDEVLSKVGIDPALLDDAQARVPAHAYARLWRLLARRLDDEFFGMDPRKLKSGSLAFLCQCAMAQPSLASGLTAGLGFLSLMLENLPAQWMRQQSLAEIVLLEDDQEPRRAFTYFTYWMIVHGVACWLAGRRIPILSVELRCSAPDFCDDYRVMFSQNLRFDRPRTRMIFAAECLDLPIRRNADELKRFLAQAPANILVKYRNPQSLASRIRHDLRQLPAERWPETEALAQQLCVSASTLRRRLAEEGQTYQGLKDSVRKDLAITWLAEPSISFVEIASRLGFADASSFYKAFRKWSGSNPGHYRSLILNDSD, from the coding sequence ATGTCGAAAAAAGACACCATCTCCATCCAGTTGGTGCGTGAGGCGCTGTTGCAAAGCTGCGCTCCCGGAGCGGCCACCGATGAAGTCCTGAGCAAGGTCGGCATAGACCCTGCGTTGCTCGACGACGCGCAGGCACGGGTTCCGGCCCATGCTTATGCGCGGCTCTGGCGTTTGCTCGCCCGACGCCTGGATGACGAGTTTTTTGGCATGGACCCGCGCAAGCTCAAGTCTGGCAGCCTGGCGTTCCTCTGCCAGTGCGCCATGGCCCAGCCCTCGCTGGCGAGCGGCTTGACGGCGGGGCTGGGGTTTCTGTCGCTGATGCTCGAAAACCTGCCGGCCCAGTGGATGCGCCAGCAAAGCCTGGCGGAGATCGTGCTGCTGGAAGACGATCAGGAACCGCGCCGGGCTTTTACCTACTTCACCTACTGGATGATCGTCCATGGCGTGGCCTGTTGGCTGGCCGGGCGGCGCATTCCCATCCTCTCCGTCGAATTGCGCTGCTCGGCACCGGATTTCTGCGACGACTATCGGGTGATGTTCTCCCAGAACCTGCGCTTCGACCGGCCCCGAACCCGGATGATTTTCGCGGCCGAATGCCTCGACCTGCCGATCAGGCGCAACGCTGACGAGCTCAAGCGCTTCCTGGCCCAGGCGCCGGCCAACATCCTGGTCAAATACCGTAACCCGCAAAGCCTGGCCAGCCGGATCAGGCACGACCTGCGGCAGTTGCCTGCCGAACGGTGGCCGGAAACCGAGGCCCTGGCCCAGCAGTTGTGCGTGTCCGCGTCTACCCTGCGTCGACGCCTGGCGGAGGAGGGCCAGACTTACCAAGGCCTCAAGGACAGCGTGCGCAAGGACCTGGCGATCACCTGGCTGGCCGAACCCTCCATCAGTTTCGTCGAAATCGCCTCGCGCCTGGGCTTTGCCGATGCCAGCTCCTTCTACAAGGCGTTTCGCAAGTGGTCCGGGTCCAACCCGGGGCATTATCGCAGCCTGATTCTCAACGACTCCGATTGA
- a CDS encoding NAD-dependent epimerase → MRVLVTGVAGFIGFHTARRLCREGHQVIGIDNLNSYYSVELKQARLALLAECRNFRFQKLDVADKQALLDVFAHNAFEQVIHLAAQAGVRYSIDNPDLYAQSNLVGFLNVLEACRAHRPAHLVFASSSSVYGLNDRLPYATTDPVDQPVSFYAATKRANELMAHAYSHLYGTPTTGLRFFTVYGPWGRPDMAPFKFTDAILNGRAIDLYNEGAMSRDFTYIDDIVEALVRLLALPPANETGVCNKVYNIGFGGPVKLLQFVECLEEALGIAAIKNFLPLQPGDVVDTWADTRELEERVGFRPQVAVPVGVQSFVDWYREYYRV, encoded by the coding sequence ATGAGAGTACTGGTCACCGGCGTCGCAGGGTTCATCGGGTTTCATACCGCCAGGCGGTTGTGCCGCGAGGGCCATCAGGTCATCGGTATCGACAACCTCAACAGCTACTACAGCGTCGAGCTGAAACAGGCCCGACTGGCGCTGTTGGCCGAATGCCGCAACTTCCGCTTTCAGAAGCTGGATGTGGCCGACAAACAGGCGCTGCTGGATGTGTTTGCACACAATGCATTCGAGCAAGTCATCCACCTGGCGGCCCAAGCCGGCGTTCGCTACTCCATCGATAATCCCGACCTGTATGCCCAAAGCAACCTGGTGGGTTTCCTCAACGTGCTGGAGGCCTGCCGCGCCCATCGGCCGGCTCATCTGGTTTTCGCCTCGAGCAGCTCGGTGTATGGCTTGAACGACCGTCTGCCGTATGCCACGACCGACCCGGTCGATCAGCCGGTGTCTTTCTATGCGGCTACCAAGCGTGCCAATGAGCTGATGGCCCACGCCTACTCGCATCTCTACGGTACTCCCACCACCGGCCTGCGTTTCTTTACCGTGTATGGACCTTGGGGACGGCCCGACATGGCGCCGTTCAAATTCACCGACGCCATCCTCAACGGCCGCGCCATTGACCTCTACAACGAGGGCGCGATGTCGCGGGACTTCACCTATATCGACGACATCGTCGAAGCGCTGGTGCGGCTGTTAGCGCTTCCGCCTGCCAATGAGACCGGCGTGTGCAACAAGGTCTACAACATCGGCTTCGGCGGGCCAGTGAAGCTCTTGCAGTTTGTCGAGTGTCTGGAAGAGGCACTGGGGATCGCTGCGATAAAAAATTTCTTGCCATTGCAGCCGGGCGACGTGGTCGACACGTGGGCGGACACCCGCGAGCTGGAAGAACGCGTGGGGTTTCGCCCGCAGGTCGCGGTGCCCGTCGGTGTGCAGTCGTTTGTCGATTGGTACCGCGAGTATTACCGCGTTTAA
- a CDS encoding glycosyltransferase family 2 protein: MHQTPYVSVLIPAKNEAGNLIPLLEEVRVALVGETFEVIVVDDGSTDATAVELRMLQGSGYHQLRVLSHARSLGQSTSIYHAAEVARGHWLATLDGDGQNDPADLPKMLDLVRGSEGTPTGVKLVAGHRVNRRDTASKRWASRFANKLRASLLKDQTPDTGCGIKLIEREAFLRLPYFDHMHRFIPALIRRHNGRMLVHPVNHRERGAGVSNYGNLDRALVGIVDLFGVWWLIKRTRLDINAQETEV, translated from the coding sequence ATGCACCAAACTCCTTATGTGTCGGTCCTTATCCCGGCAAAGAACGAAGCAGGCAACCTCATTCCACTGTTGGAAGAAGTCCGTGTGGCGCTGGTCGGCGAGACTTTTGAAGTCATCGTGGTCGACGACGGCAGCACTGATGCCACCGCCGTTGAACTTCGGATGCTGCAAGGCAGCGGCTATCACCAATTGCGGGTGCTCAGCCATGCCCGTTCCCTCGGGCAGAGCACCTCGATCTACCATGCCGCTGAAGTGGCCCGTGGGCACTGGTTGGCGACCCTCGATGGCGATGGTCAGAACGACCCGGCCGACCTGCCGAAAATGCTCGACCTGGTGCGTGGTTCGGAGGGCACGCCTACGGGCGTCAAGTTGGTGGCCGGGCATCGGGTCAACCGTCGGGACACGGCGAGCAAGCGTTGGGCCTCGCGATTTGCCAACAAACTGCGCGCCAGCCTGCTCAAGGACCAGACGCCCGATACCGGTTGCGGCATCAAATTGATAGAGCGCGAAGCGTTCCTGCGCTTGCCGTATTTCGACCACATGCACCGATTTATTCCGGCACTGATCCGTCGTCACAACGGCCGGATGCTGGTTCACCCGGTGAATCATCGTGAACGCGGGGCAGGGGTGTCCAACTACGGCAACCTGGACCGGGCATTGGTGGGCATTGTCGATCTGTTCGGGGTGTGGTGGCTGATAAAACGCACCCGCCTGGATATCAACGCACAAGAGACCGAGGTTTGA
- a CDS encoding lipid-A-disaccharide synthase N-terminal domain-containing protein: MGRETLWLAVGFGGQLAFTGRFALQWLYSEYKKRSMIPVGFWYLSIIGSALLLAYAIYREDPVFIVGQSFGFIVYLRNLQLIAKHHQQENRELAEKG; this comes from the coding sequence ATGGGCAGAGAAACGTTGTGGCTGGCCGTTGGCTTCGGAGGGCAATTGGCATTCACCGGGCGTTTTGCCCTGCAATGGCTGTACAGCGAATACAAGAAGCGCAGCATGATTCCCGTTGGTTTCTGGTACCTGAGCATCATCGGTAGCGCGCTGTTGCTGGCCTATGCCATCTACCGTGAAGATCCGGTGTTCATTGTCGGTCAGTCCTTCGGCTTTATCGTTTACCTGCGCAATTTGCAGTTGATCGCCAAGCATCATCAGCAGGAAAACCGCGAACTGGCCGAGAAGGGCTGA
- a CDS encoding ArnT family glycosyltransferase, giving the protein MNVDEERFLGVALEMLQNGSWFIPHRAGEIYADKPPLFMWMVALFVQLTHLPKVALYLPALLAGAVTTACLYDLGRRLWGRRVGVIAALLFLATYQTYSILRTGQIDGFLALWTILGVYGLCRHLLLGPAWRWYYVACAAMGFGIISKGVGFLPVLMLIPYAYALRRGWKGVVSMPGKAGAWWLGLAVALAAIALWLGPLLLIVWQGSPDSLAYAQEILLKQTAGRYANAWEHREPFWYFFVQVIPKYWLPIFFMLPWLVPAWRKQLLKHDGRVLVLLGWVLLVLLFFSLSSGKRKLYIFPALPALILLVAPLVPWMLRRWFGSRPRGRVVFATLTAVWLCAWLVRGFIEPHREGINPHESLMRDVAGLTSNAELVLVGWREGHWLFAQQPIVHFGFHDSQSLERSVTWLRSHPQAFALVPARNLARCYDPQKARRVGGTSRAEWFLVGADADNQRCQPPAPEKVYSFAWKHPL; this is encoded by the coding sequence ATGAACGTTGATGAAGAGCGTTTCCTCGGCGTGGCCCTGGAGATGCTGCAGAACGGTTCATGGTTCATTCCCCATCGCGCCGGTGAAATCTACGCCGACAAACCGCCGCTGTTCATGTGGATGGTGGCGTTGTTCGTGCAACTGACCCACTTGCCCAAAGTAGCCCTGTACTTGCCCGCGTTGCTGGCAGGCGCCGTCACCACTGCGTGTCTGTATGACCTGGGCCGGCGCTTGTGGGGGCGACGCGTGGGGGTGATCGCTGCGCTGTTGTTTCTCGCCACCTACCAGACTTACAGCATCCTGCGAACCGGGCAGATCGACGGTTTCCTTGCGCTCTGGACCATCCTGGGGGTCTATGGCCTGTGCCGGCATTTACTGCTCGGCCCGGCCTGGCGCTGGTACTACGTTGCCTGTGCGGCGATGGGGTTCGGGATCATCAGCAAAGGCGTGGGGTTTCTGCCGGTGTTGATGCTGATTCCCTATGCTTATGCGCTGCGCCGGGGTTGGAAAGGCGTGGTGTCCATGCCTGGCAAGGCAGGCGCCTGGTGGTTGGGGCTGGCCGTGGCGCTGGCAGCCATCGCGCTATGGCTTGGGCCTTTGCTGCTGATCGTGTGGCAGGGCAGCCCCGACAGCCTGGCGTACGCCCAGGAAATCCTGCTGAAGCAGACGGCTGGGCGCTATGCCAATGCCTGGGAACACCGCGAACCCTTCTGGTATTTCTTCGTCCAGGTGATTCCGAAGTACTGGTTGCCGATCTTTTTCATGCTTCCCTGGCTGGTGCCAGCCTGGCGCAAGCAGTTGCTCAAGCATGACGGTCGAGTGTTGGTGTTGCTGGGCTGGGTGCTCCTGGTGCTGTTGTTCTTCAGCCTGAGCAGTGGCAAGCGCAAGCTGTATATCTTTCCCGCATTGCCGGCCTTGATCCTGTTGGTGGCGCCGCTGGTGCCGTGGATGCTACGCCGCTGGTTTGGCTCAAGGCCGAGGGGCAGGGTGGTATTCGCCACATTGACGGCAGTGTGGCTGTGCGCCTGGCTTGTGCGCGGTTTCATCGAGCCCCACAGGGAAGGCATCAACCCCCACGAAAGCCTGATGCGTGATGTCGCGGGGCTGACTTCGAATGCCGAATTGGTGCTCGTGGGGTGGCGTGAGGGGCATTGGCTGTTCGCCCAGCAACCCATCGTGCATTTTGGTTTCCATGACAGCCAGTCTCTGGAACGATCCGTCACCTGGCTACGCAGCCACCCGCAGGCCTTCGCCTTGGTGCCCGCGCGGAACCTGGCCCGCTGCTATGACCCGCAAAAAGCGCGCCGGGTTGGCGGTACTTCAAGGGCCGAGTGGTTCCTGGTGGGGGCTGATGCGGATAACCAGCGCTGCCAGCCCCCGGCGCCGGAGAAGGTTTATTCATTTGCCTGGAAGCATCCCTTGTAG
- a CDS encoding AMP-binding protein, whose translation MRDYSSATSQFDYLNTVNAALHGSLEALNACVECCDRHALPGRIALFWEGRDGSDATWTYRDLQDRAARFANFLLAQGVGKGDKVAGLLPRTAELLIVVLATWRIGAVYQPLFTAFGPKAIEHRLGSSGARVVVTDAVNRPKLNEVAGCPTVVTVGGEKGQGIVRGDYSFWAEVANHSDQCEPVMLTGEDPFLLMFTSGTTGPAKALSVPLKAIVAFQSYTRDAVDLRPEDAFWNVADPGWAYGIYFGVTGPLAIGHPITFYDGPFTLESTCRVINKYGITNLTGSPTAYRLLIAGGEQFARSIKGKLRIVSSAGEPLNPEVIRWFADNLNVVIHDHYGQTELGMVLCNHHGLEHPVHLGAAGFASPGHRIVVLDENHRELGIGQPGILAVDRSQSPMCWFAGYEGGPTKAFVGDYYLSGDTVELNPDGSISFVGRSDDVITTSGYRVGPFDVESALIEHPAVVEAAVIGKPDPERTELVKAFVVLSAQYRAAPELAEELRQHVRKRLAAHAYPREIEFVSDLPKTPSGKLQRFILRNQEIAKAQEAAAPNVSA comes from the coding sequence ATGCGCGATTATTCGTCCGCCACGTCGCAGTTCGATTACCTGAACACCGTCAACGCCGCGCTGCACGGCTCGCTCGAGGCACTCAATGCCTGTGTCGAGTGTTGTGACCGGCACGCGTTGCCAGGGCGCATTGCCCTGTTCTGGGAGGGCCGCGACGGCAGCGACGCGACTTGGACTTACCGCGACTTGCAGGACCGCGCCGCGCGGTTCGCCAATTTCCTCCTGGCCCAAGGTGTGGGCAAGGGCGACAAAGTGGCCGGCCTGCTGCCACGCACCGCTGAACTCTTGATCGTGGTGCTCGCCACCTGGCGCATCGGGGCGGTGTATCAACCGCTGTTCACCGCGTTCGGGCCCAAGGCCATCGAGCACCGCCTCGGCAGCTCGGGCGCGCGGGTGGTCGTCACCGATGCGGTCAACCGTCCCAAGCTCAACGAAGTCGCTGGTTGCCCCACCGTGGTCACGGTCGGCGGCGAAAAAGGCCAGGGCATCGTGCGAGGCGACTACAGTTTCTGGGCCGAAGTGGCAAACCATTCCGACCAGTGCGAACCCGTGATGCTCACTGGTGAAGACCCGTTCCTGCTGATGTTCACCTCCGGCACCACGGGGCCCGCCAAGGCGCTGTCGGTACCGCTCAAGGCCATTGTCGCGTTCCAGAGCTACACCCGAGACGCGGTGGACCTGCGCCCTGAAGACGCTTTTTGGAACGTCGCCGACCCAGGCTGGGCCTACGGCATTTATTTTGGCGTGACCGGGCCGCTGGCGATAGGGCACCCCATCACGTTCTACGATGGCCCGTTCACCCTGGAAAGCACCTGCCGAGTCATCAACAAATACGGCATCACCAACCTGACCGGCTCGCCCACGGCCTATCGCCTGCTGATTGCCGGTGGCGAGCAGTTCGCCCGGTCGATCAAGGGCAAGCTGCGCATCGTCAGCAGCGCCGGCGAGCCGTTGAACCCGGAGGTGATCCGTTGGTTCGCCGACAACCTGAACGTGGTGATCCACGACCATTACGGCCAGACCGAACTGGGCATGGTGCTGTGCAACCACCACGGCCTGGAACACCCGGTGCACCTGGGCGCGGCCGGTTTCGCCTCGCCTGGCCACCGGATCGTGGTGCTGGATGAAAACCATCGCGAGCTGGGCATCGGCCAGCCCGGGATCCTTGCCGTCGATCGCAGCCAGTCGCCGATGTGCTGGTTCGCCGGCTACGAAGGCGGGCCGACCAAGGCCTTCGTCGGTGACTATTACCTGAGTGGCGACACCGTGGAACTGAACCCGGACGGCAGCATCAGCTTCGTCGGCCGCAGCGACGACGTGATCACCACCTCCGGCTACCGGGTCGGCCCGTTCGACGTGGAGAGCGCGCTGATCGAACACCCGGCGGTGGTGGAAGCGGCCGTGATCGGCAAACCTGATCCGGAACGCACTGAGTTGGTGAAGGCTTTCGTGGTGCTCAGCGCCCAATACCGCGCCGCGCCAGAACTGGCCGAAGAATTGCGCCAGCATGTGCGCAAACGCCTGGCGGCCCATGCCTATCCCCGTGAAATCGAATTTGTCAGCGATTTGCCGAAAACCCCAAGCGGCAAGTTGCAGCGCTTTATCTTGCGCAACCAGGAGATCGCCAAGGCCCAAGAAGCCGCGGCGCCTAACGTTTCAGCTTGA
- a CDS encoding SDR family NAD(P)-dependent oxidoreductase, whose product MQIDNKIFLVSGGASGLGAATGEMLVRAGAKVMLVDLNAEAVAAQAQKLGCQSVVADISNEAAAEAAVKATVDAFGGLNGLVNCAGIVRGEKILGKNGPHALASFSQVINVNLIGSFNLLRLAAAAISETEADTDGERGVIINTASVAAFDGQIGQAAYSASKGAIASLTLPAARELARFGIRVMTIAPGIFETPMMAGMTPEVRDSLAAGVPFPPRLGKPAEYAALVRHIIENSMLNGEVIRLDGALRMAAK is encoded by the coding sequence ATGCAGATCGACAACAAGATTTTTCTCGTCAGCGGCGGTGCTTCCGGCCTCGGCGCGGCCACTGGTGAGATGCTGGTCAGGGCCGGCGCCAAAGTGATGCTGGTGGACCTGAACGCCGAAGCCGTGGCTGCCCAGGCGCAGAAACTGGGCTGCCAGAGCGTGGTGGCCGACATCAGTAACGAAGCCGCGGCTGAAGCGGCGGTCAAGGCTACGGTGGATGCGTTCGGGGGCCTCAATGGCCTGGTGAACTGCGCCGGCATCGTGCGCGGCGAGAAGATCCTCGGCAAGAACGGCCCCCACGCGCTGGCGAGCTTCAGCCAGGTGATCAACGTCAACCTGATCGGCAGCTTCAACCTGCTGCGCCTGGCAGCTGCCGCGATCAGCGAAACCGAGGCCGATACCGACGGCGAGCGCGGCGTGATCATCAACACCGCTTCGGTGGCAGCCTTCGACGGCCAGATCGGCCAGGCAGCCTATTCGGCGTCCAAGGGCGCCATTGCCAGCCTGACCCTGCCGGCCGCCCGGGAACTGGCGCGCTTCGGTATCCGGGTGATGACCATCGCGCCGGGCATTTTCGAAACCCCGATGATGGCCGGCATGACCCCGGAAGTACGCGATTCCCTGGCCGCCGGCGTGCCATTTCCACCGCGCCTGGGCAAACCCGCCGAGTACGCGGCGCTGGTCAGGCATATCATTGAGAACAGCATGCTCAACGGCGAGGTGATCCGTCTCGACGGTGCCTTGCGTATGGCTGCCAAATAA